In Candidatus Poribacteria bacterium, the sequence CTTCTATCAGTTTGTTGAGATATTGAAGTATAAGTGTCAAAAACATAAGCGTCAACTCATTGAAATCGGGCAATGGACACCCACTTCTAAACCTTGCTCCGATTGTGGATACCATAACGAAAATTTAACTCTGAACGATAGGCAGTGGACATGTCCTGAATGTGGTTCTCACCACGACCGAGACATCAACGCTGCGATAAATATTTTGCGGGTGGGGATAGCCGTTGCCTAAATACGATATGCCCTATATCCACGCGATGTAGGGGAAACGCCCGCAGGTGGAGACGGAATAAGACGGTGGACTTTTCAAGGAAACCGCACTGTCTATGAAACCAAAGCCCACGCCTTTAGGCGTTGGGTGCTATCACGCTACGGCAACGATTGCAATCTTCCACCGGTCTGCTTGCTGAATGAGCACATCCGTATCCATCACAAATGTTCGCCGCGCTTCCACTGCTAACACACTCGCCTTGACTTGATGTAGCACCTCAAGCGTTTGCATTCCCACCGTCGGTACATCAATACGAAAATCGTGGTTCTCAGCGGCGGCTTTCGCAACAACGACTCCCTGCTTTCCCAGGTTTCCGCCCCGCTGAATCGTCGCATCTGTTCCTTCAATGGCTTCCATAGCAAGGACAATCTGATTTTTAACAACAACCGTTTGCCCGATATCCATGTTTGCTATCTGACGGGCGATACTGATGCCGAGTTCAATATCTGACCATTGGTTTGCAGTGGGTTGTCGAGTTGTTAAGACGCTGGGTTCTGAAAGAAGGTGTTGGAGGTACCGATCTTGGGTGAGGATGGTGAGTCCAGCGGATTCAAGATAGTCAAGGGCTGCGTTAACGATTACGGAAGGTTTTTCGCGTCGGTTCTGTACGAGGATTTTAATAGTGGTTGTATCAATTTGAAAGGGTCGAAGGAGGGTGTTTTTTTCGACTTTCCCAATAATTACAACCTCTTTTGCGCCTGAATTAAGAAGCGTTCGGGCGATCTTTTGAATCTGCCCTACCCCATAGGTATGAAGTTCGCATTCGATTCCAGCAAAGCGTTGCGCATCGGATTTCGTAATTTGGATGATAACAGGGTGTCGGTCGTGGGCAACAGCAGCACGTGCTAATAGCACTGGGAGTTCACCTGCGCCTGCAATAATACCCAATTTTTCCATTTTTTAATCATCAAGCTTTCGCGCTGTGCTCTATTGCATTCCGCGAAATGGTTTGCAGTTAAAAGATTTTCGTTTAACAAGGGAAATCCGCAGAAATACCGGATTTAGTCTGGGAATAGACTAAATCCATTCCTTGTATTACATTGCAAAACATCCCTTTGTGACTGACGACTGAAAACTGAAAGGTTTTTCGTAGAAAAACCGAACTGACAACTATTAAAGTGTACGGTTCGGTTGACTAAATCCTATGCCACGTTTGGAAGTTTCTATAAATTTAAGTAAATACTCAACTTCCGGCGTTGGTTCAAGTGTTTCTCTGACTCTGGTGACGGCGTGCTTGAGTGGCAGCCCGGACCGAAACAAGATGCGGAACGCCTTCTTTAACGCCGCAAGTGTTTCAGGTGTGAGTTGTGATAAAGGGTTAATCCGTGATGTTCGAATACCGATACGGTTGAGGTCCCGAACACGCGCCGGTTGTCCAGCAGAAAGCGCAAAGGGGGGAATATCCTGCACTATCTTTGAGAAGCCTCCTGCCATTGCCATCTTACCCACGCGCACGTATTGATGCAGTGCCGCATGGGCACCCAGTCGAACATCATCTTCAATCACGACATGCCCCGCAAGTGAGACGAA encodes:
- a CDS encoding LpxI family protein, with translation MEKLGIIAGAGELPVLLARAAVAHDRHPVIIQITKSDAQRFAGIECELHTYGVGQIQKIARTLLNSGAKEVVIIGKVEKNTLLRPFQIDTTTIKILVQNRREKPSVIVNAALDYLESAGLTILTQDRYLQHLLSEPSVLTTRQPTANQWSDIELGISIARQIANMDIGQTVVVKNQIVLAMEAIEGTDATIQRGGNLGKQGVVVAKAAAENHDFRIDVPTVGMQTLEVLHQVKASVLAVEARRTFVMDTDVLIQQADRWKIAIVAVA
- the lpxA gene encoding acyl-ACP--UDP-N-acetylglucosamine O-acyltransferase, giving the protein MLETNIHPTAIISPKATLEEGVQIGPYSLVGEDVHIGRGTVIGPHVQIEKWTTIGEECKIFFGATIGNESKDLKYGGWRSYVKIGNRNILREYVSISRSSFEEEATIVGDNNLLMNWVNLAHDTIVGNRIIMANFVSLAGHVVIEDDVRLGAHAALHQYVRVGKMAMAGGFSKIVQDIPPFALSAGQPARVRDLNRIGIRTSRINPLSQLTPETLAALKKAFRILFRSGLPLKHAVTRVRETLEPTPEVEYLLKFIETSKRGIGFSQPNRTL